From the genome of Motilibacter aurantiacus, one region includes:
- the ngg gene encoding N-acetylglutaminylglutamine synthetase, whose amino-acid sequence MGRDARHAGRWLEHGTLSTDSWREPPGGTDERMTPDVALDCGWGRLIFGHTFADQSQVLQLLRVEEPGHRDICVYARDPHVLVHRAPDEVFVDPSFTYRLWLHRYMQAPLGEAPLSVRAVTSLADVQEINRIYASCGMMTADIEQVWQNQHGRTFTYLVATDDRTGEIVGTVTGVDHVRAFGDPERGASLWCLAVDRQASLPNVGEALVRALAERYRARGRAYIDLSVLHDNVRAIRLYEKLGFERVPVYCIKRKNPINERLFAAPPDDGYERLNPYARIIADEARRRGIVVEVLDPEWGELRLSHGGRRVVTRESLSELTSAVALSRCDDKQVTRRILAREGLRVPRGALARGDEQDEAFLRDVGRLVVKPVRGEQGRGITVGASTPAELREAVELARSFCPEVLLEELVEGQDLRIVVIGHRVVAAAVRVPARVFGTGRHTVRELIEAQSRRRAAATGGESRIPLDGGTVDTVREAGYDMDSVLAEGVELAVRRTANLHTGGTIHDCTARLHPHLRDVAEAASRALDVPVTGLDLLVPRVDGPDYVIIEANERPGLANHEPQPTAERFVDLLFPSTSAIPVRGRSADLRSHDHAPR is encoded by the coding sequence ATGGGCAGGGACGCCAGGCACGCGGGGCGGTGGCTCGAGCACGGCACCCTCTCCACCGACAGCTGGCGGGAGCCGCCAGGCGGTACCGACGAGCGGATGACCCCGGACGTGGCCCTGGACTGCGGCTGGGGGCGCCTCATCTTCGGCCACACCTTCGCCGACCAGTCCCAGGTCCTGCAGCTGCTGCGCGTGGAGGAGCCGGGCCACCGCGACATCTGCGTGTACGCCAGGGACCCGCACGTGCTTGTCCACCGCGCACCCGACGAGGTGTTCGTGGATCCGTCGTTCACCTATCGGCTGTGGCTGCACCGCTACATGCAAGCGCCGCTCGGTGAGGCCCCGCTCAGCGTGCGCGCCGTCACGAGCCTGGCCGACGTGCAGGAGATCAACCGCATCTACGCCTCCTGCGGCATGATGACCGCCGACATCGAGCAGGTCTGGCAGAACCAGCACGGCCGCACCTTCACCTACCTGGTCGCGACCGACGACCGGACCGGCGAGATCGTCGGGACGGTCACAGGGGTCGACCACGTGCGAGCCTTCGGCGACCCCGAGCGCGGGGCCAGCCTCTGGTGCCTCGCGGTGGACCGGCAGGCCAGCCTGCCGAACGTCGGCGAGGCTCTGGTCCGCGCCCTCGCCGAGCGCTATCGGGCACGCGGCCGGGCGTACATCGACCTCTCGGTGCTGCACGACAACGTCCGGGCCATCCGGCTCTACGAGAAGCTCGGCTTCGAGCGCGTGCCGGTCTACTGCATCAAGCGCAAGAACCCGATCAACGAACGGCTCTTCGCTGCTCCCCCGGACGACGGGTACGAGCGGCTCAACCCGTACGCCCGGATCATCGCCGACGAGGCACGGCGTCGGGGCATCGTCGTGGAGGTGCTGGACCCGGAGTGGGGCGAGCTGCGCCTGTCGCACGGCGGGCGCAGGGTCGTCACCCGGGAGTCACTGTCGGAGCTGACGTCGGCGGTCGCGTTGAGCCGGTGCGACGACAAGCAGGTCACCCGGCGCATCCTCGCCCGCGAGGGGCTGCGTGTGCCGCGCGGTGCCCTGGCGCGCGGCGACGAGCAGGACGAGGCGTTCCTGAGGGACGTCGGCCGGCTGGTCGTCAAGCCCGTCCGCGGTGAGCAGGGGCGTGGGATCACCGTCGGGGCCTCGACGCCGGCGGAGCTGCGGGAGGCGGTCGAGCTCGCCCGGTCCTTCTGCCCGGAGGTCCTGCTCGAGGAGCTCGTCGAGGGCCAGGACCTGCGCATCGTGGTCATCGGGCACCGGGTGGTCGCAGCGGCGGTACGCGTGCCCGCGCGCGTGTTCGGCACGGGGCGCCACACCGTCCGCGAGCTCATCGAGGCCCAGAGCCGGCGCCGGGCGGCGGCGACCGGGGGCGAGTCCCGCATCCCGTTGGACGGCGGGACCGTCGACACCGTGCGCGAGGCCGGCTACGACATGGACTCCGTGCTCGCCGAGGGGGTCGAGCTGGCCGTGCGGCGGACCGCGAACCTGCACACGGGCGGGACCATCCACGACTGCACCGCGCGGCTGCACCCGCACCTGCGCGACGTCGCCGAAGCCGCGTCGCGCGCTCTCGACGTCCCGGTCACCGGCCTGGACCTGCTCGTGCCCCGGGTCGATGGCCCGGACTACGTCATCATCGAGGCCAACGAGCGCCCCGGGCTGGCGAACCACGAGCCGCAGCCGACCGCCGAGCGGTTCGTCGACCTGCTCTTCCCGTCGACCTCGGCCATCCCGGTCCGGGGCCGGTCGGCCGACCTGCGCTCGCACGACCACGCGCCCCGGTGA
- the ruvX gene encoding Holliday junction resolvase RuvX encodes MRAGARLGVDVGSVRVGVAVSDPRAGVAVPVETVPRASARSGTDIERIRALVDEYAVVEVVVGLPRSLSGAEGPAAEAARSFARRLARRLDCPVRLVDERLSTVAATRDLRSAGVDARRGRTVVDQAAAAIVLQSALDLERSTGQPPGEAVPGRARPGTRDATGAFGTEDPKHQVEE; translated from the coding sequence GTGCGCGCCGGTGCCCGGTTGGGCGTCGACGTCGGCAGCGTCCGGGTCGGCGTGGCGGTGAGCGACCCGCGGGCGGGCGTGGCGGTCCCGGTCGAGACGGTGCCGCGCGCGTCCGCCCGGTCCGGCACGGACATCGAGCGCATCCGCGCGCTCGTCGACGAGTACGCCGTGGTCGAGGTCGTCGTCGGCCTGCCGCGATCGCTGTCCGGGGCGGAGGGGCCGGCAGCGGAGGCCGCCCGGTCGTTCGCCAGGCGGCTGGCCCGGCGCCTGGACTGCCCCGTGCGCCTCGTGGACGAACGGCTCTCCACGGTGGCCGCGACGCGCGACCTGCGATCCGCGGGGGTGGACGCCCGGCGCGGCCGTACAGTGGTCGATCAGGCAGCGGCCGCGATCGTCCTGCAGAGCGCGCTGGACCTGGAGCGCTCCACCGGGCAGCCTCCCGGTGAGGCGGTGCCGGGGCGTGCGCGCCCCGGAACCAGGGACGCGACCGGCGCGTTCGGAACCGAGGACCCCAAGCACCAGGTGGAGGAATGA
- a CDS encoding type IV pilus twitching motility protein PilT, with translation MDQRAQTGTSPYAFYAVPDEAAAEEQAPTPLSRRHGEVPAVAGRHAAPSGAETLDLGALLVATLDLGASDLHLTAGARPALRVDGELRQIEGQPVLKPAVLQQAVYGILTQRQRERLEETLELDLAYSMPGRARFRVNVYRQRDSLGAVFRTIPFQIRPLEQLNVPPAVAGFAALERGFVLVTGPTGSGKSTTLAALLDLANRTRSDHIMTVEDPIEFLHSHQRCLVNQREVGEDTKSFQDALKHVLRQDPDIILVGELRDLETIGVALTAAETGHLVLATLHTQDAAQTIDRLIDVFPPHQQQQVRTQLAGALQGVVCQTLVKRADGAGRTVAAEVLVVTPAVRNMIRDGKTHQIYSAMQAGAAHGMQSLDQSLAQLVRQGTVTYDTALEKCHNVEDFKRLAGRA, from the coding sequence GTGGACCAGCGCGCGCAGACGGGGACGTCTCCCTACGCGTTCTACGCGGTCCCGGACGAGGCAGCCGCCGAGGAGCAGGCGCCCACGCCGCTCTCCCGGCGGCACGGGGAGGTGCCCGCAGTCGCCGGACGGCACGCCGCGCCGTCCGGGGCCGAGACGCTCGACCTCGGCGCCCTGCTCGTGGCGACCCTGGACCTGGGAGCCTCCGACCTGCACCTCACGGCCGGCGCGCGCCCGGCGCTGCGCGTCGACGGCGAGCTCCGCCAGATCGAGGGCCAGCCGGTGCTCAAGCCCGCCGTGCTGCAGCAGGCGGTCTACGGCATCCTCACCCAGCGTCAGCGCGAGCGGCTCGAGGAGACGCTGGAGCTCGACCTCGCGTACAGCATGCCCGGCCGGGCCCGCTTCCGCGTCAACGTCTACCGCCAGCGCGACTCGCTGGGCGCGGTCTTCCGGACGATCCCGTTCCAGATCCGCCCGCTCGAGCAGCTGAACGTGCCGCCCGCGGTCGCCGGCTTCGCGGCCCTCGAGCGCGGCTTCGTGCTGGTCACCGGGCCGACCGGCTCGGGCAAGTCCACGACGCTGGCCGCGCTGCTCGACCTGGCGAACCGCACCCGTAGCGACCACATCATGACCGTCGAGGACCCGATCGAGTTCCTGCACAGCCATCAGCGCTGCCTGGTGAACCAGCGCGAGGTCGGCGAGGACACCAAGTCGTTCCAGGACGCGCTCAAGCACGTGCTGCGCCAGGACCCGGACATCATCCTCGTCGGCGAGCTGCGCGACCTGGAGACCATCGGCGTGGCCCTCACCGCGGCCGAGACCGGCCACCTCGTGCTCGCGACGCTGCACACCCAGGACGCCGCACAGACCATCGACCGGCTGATCGACGTCTTCCCTCCGCACCAGCAGCAGCAGGTCCGCACCCAGCTGGCCGGCGCGCTGCAGGGCGTCGTCTGCCAGACGCTGGTCAAGCGGGCGGACGGCGCCGGCCGCACCGTTGCCGCGGAGGTGCTCGTCGTCACCCCCGCGGTCCGCAACATGATCCGCGACGGCAAGACGCACCAGATCTACTCCGCGATGCAAGCCGGTGCCGCGCACGGCATGCAGTCGCTCGACCAGTCCCTCGCGCAGCTGGTGCGCCAGGGGACCGTCACGTACGACACGGCGCTCGAGAAGTGCCACAACGTCGAGGACTTCAAGCGCCTCGCAGGCCGGGCCTGA
- the mltG gene encoding endolytic transglycosylase MltG, with amino-acid sequence MSGTRAAGRRRRESRSSAIAVIVSLVVVLGLLGAGFLGVRALVDGVDLAGSTSEDYTGTGTDTVLVEVRKGDTSSAIGRTLKAEGVIKTVGAFVDAATANEESKGIQPGFYNLRKEMAAAEALTLMLDPSSRAEKKVTIPEGLRVTEILPLLVKGTGIPRKQFNAALKSPKLKLPDYAEGNPEGLLFPATYTVAPDATALSVLQQMVNRYESAVEELDTADARLDVYDLVKIASMLEKEVNNEADYGKASRVVYNRLEARESLGFDSTLHYFYNDGEALTTERLAVDSPYNTRKYQGLPPTPISNPGMATLEAAVNPTPGDWRWFLTISLETGETRFYDNYDDFVADRIKYDIDY; translated from the coding sequence ATGAGCGGAACGAGAGCGGCCGGGCGCCGACGCCGGGAGAGCCGCAGCAGCGCGATCGCCGTCATCGTCTCGCTCGTCGTCGTCCTCGGCCTGCTGGGAGCGGGCTTCCTGGGCGTGCGGGCGCTGGTCGACGGCGTCGACCTGGCGGGCAGCACCTCCGAGGACTACACCGGCACCGGGACCGACACCGTGCTGGTGGAGGTGCGCAAGGGCGACACGTCGTCCGCCATCGGCCGGACGCTGAAGGCCGAGGGCGTCATCAAGACCGTCGGCGCCTTCGTCGACGCGGCGACGGCGAACGAGGAGTCCAAGGGCATCCAGCCCGGGTTCTACAACCTGCGCAAGGAGATGGCCGCGGCCGAGGCGCTGACGCTGATGCTCGACCCGTCCTCCCGGGCCGAGAAGAAGGTCACGATCCCGGAGGGCCTGCGGGTGACCGAGATTCTGCCGCTGCTCGTCAAGGGCACGGGCATCCCGCGCAAGCAGTTCAACGCCGCGCTCAAGAGCCCCAAGCTCAAGCTGCCGGACTACGCGGAGGGCAACCCCGAGGGCCTGCTCTTCCCCGCGACCTACACGGTGGCCCCGGACGCGACCGCGCTGTCGGTCCTGCAGCAAATGGTCAACCGCTACGAGAGCGCCGTGGAGGAGCTCGACACCGCGGACGCCCGCCTCGACGTCTACGACCTCGTGAAGATCGCCAGCATGCTGGAGAAGGAGGTCAACAACGAGGCCGACTACGGCAAGGCCTCCCGCGTGGTCTACAACCGGCTCGAGGCGAGGGAGTCGCTCGGCTTCGACTCGACGCTGCACTACTTCTACAACGACGGCGAGGCGCTGACCACCGAGCGGCTGGCCGTCGACAGCCCCTACAACACCCGCAAGTACCAAGGCCTGCCGCCGACGCCGATCAGCAACCCCGGCATGGCGACGCTCGAGGCGGCGGTCAACCCGACCCCCGGCGACTGGCGCTGGTTCCTCACCATCAGCCTGGAGACCGGCGAGACCCGGTTCTACGACAACTACGACGACTTCGTCGCGGACCGGATCAAGTACGACATCGACTACTGA
- a CDS encoding type II secretion system F family protein, whose translation MASTATFEYSVRDRSGQMVKGKLTGESQAAVVAKLRAQGYAPVSVKKSGSGLQKELSIPGLSKRVTLKDLAVMSRQFATMINSGLSLLRALDILSSQTENQELARVLGLVRADIESGISLSSALAKHPNAFPPLFVSMCRAGEVGGFLDSVLLQIAENYEAEVKLRGKIKSAMTYPVVVFVIAILAVVGMLLFVVPVFANMFSDLGGELPAPTKALVFLSSALKVVAPALVLAGIVSLFTWPKVKHKPQVRNVLDPIKLKLPIFGKLSQKIALSRFTRNLGTMMRSGVPILQSLEIVGSTAGNVVLQRAVTDVSEAVRRGESLARPLERHSVFPPMVVQMLVVGEDTGALDTMLHKISDFYDQEVEATAESLTSLIEPLMIAVLGGVIGSMIIALYMPIFGVFDLIK comes from the coding sequence ATGGCATCCACCGCAACGTTCGAGTACAGCGTCCGCGACCGCTCGGGGCAGATGGTCAAGGGCAAGCTGACCGGCGAGTCGCAGGCCGCCGTCGTGGCGAAGCTGCGGGCGCAGGGCTACGCGCCGGTGAGCGTCAAGAAGTCCGGCTCCGGGCTGCAGAAGGAGCTGTCGATCCCCGGCCTGAGCAAGCGCGTCACGCTCAAGGACCTCGCGGTCATGTCGCGGCAGTTCGCGACGATGATCAACTCCGGGCTCTCGCTGCTGCGGGCACTCGACATCCTGTCCTCCCAGACCGAGAACCAGGAGCTCGCCCGCGTCCTCGGCCTCGTGCGGGCCGACATCGAGTCCGGCATCTCGCTCTCCTCGGCACTGGCCAAGCACCCCAACGCGTTCCCGCCCCTGTTCGTCAGCATGTGCCGGGCCGGTGAGGTCGGCGGCTTCCTGGACTCGGTGCTCCTGCAGATCGCGGAGAACTACGAGGCCGAGGTCAAGCTCCGCGGCAAGATCAAGTCGGCGATGACCTATCCGGTCGTCGTGTTCGTGATCGCCATCCTCGCCGTCGTCGGCATGCTGCTGTTCGTCGTGCCGGTCTTCGCCAACATGTTCAGCGATCTCGGCGGTGAGCTGCCCGCGCCGACCAAGGCGCTCGTCTTCCTCTCCTCGGCGCTGAAGGTGGTCGCGCCCGCCCTGGTCCTGGCCGGCATCGTCTCCTTGTTCACCTGGCCGAAGGTGAAGCACAAGCCGCAGGTGCGCAACGTCCTCGACCCCATCAAGCTCAAGCTGCCGATCTTCGGGAAGCTGTCGCAGAAGATCGCGCTGAGCCGCTTCACCCGCAACCTGGGCACGATGATGCGTTCCGGAGTCCCGATCCTGCAGTCGCTGGAGATCGTCGGCTCGACCGCGGGCAACGTCGTGCTGCAGCGTGCGGTCACGGACGTCTCGGAGGCCGTGCGCCGTGGAGAGTCGCTGGCGAGGCCGCTCGAGCGCCACTCCGTCTTCCCGCCGATGGTCGTGCAGATGCTCGTGGTCGGCGAGGACACCGGGGCGCTCGACACGATGCTGCACAAGATCTCCGACTTCTACGACCAGGAGGTCGAGGCGACGGCGGAGTCGCTGACCAGCCTCATCGAGCCGTTGATGATCGCGGTGCTCGGCGGCGTCATCGGGTCGATGATCATCGCGCTCTACATGCCGATCTTCGGGGTCTTCGACCTGATCAAATGA
- a CDS encoding shikimate dehydrogenase, whose protein sequence is MVAPAGRRRAAVLGFPIEHSLSPVLHRAAYAALGLEGWSYDAHEVDEAALPGFVERLDAAWAGLSLTMPLKRAVLPLLDEVSGTVRATGAANTLVLRDGRRLGDNTDVPGLAAALRERGVVSARNPVVVGGGATAASAVASLALLGASKARVVVRRPAAAGPLREVGERVGVALAVEPWDEPARVAGLLAGADVVVATTPAGATDDVAAALPAQVAGVLLDVVYAPWPTALAAAWRRCGGAVAGGLDLLVHQATLQAVAMTGARVAAADLVAPMRAAGAAALAARG, encoded by the coding sequence ATGGTCGCTCCCGCGGGGCGGCGCCGGGCGGCTGTGCTCGGCTTCCCGATCGAGCACTCGCTCTCCCCGGTGCTGCACCGGGCGGCGTACGCCGCGCTCGGGCTCGAGGGCTGGTCCTACGACGCCCACGAGGTGGACGAGGCGGCGCTGCCCGGGTTCGTGGAGCGGCTCGACGCGGCGTGGGCAGGGCTGTCGCTGACGATGCCGCTCAAGCGGGCCGTGCTCCCGCTGCTGGACGAGGTGTCCGGCACCGTGCGCGCGACCGGCGCCGCGAACACCCTCGTGCTGCGCGACGGCCGCCGCCTCGGCGACAACACCGACGTCCCGGGGCTGGCGGCGGCACTGCGAGAGCGCGGCGTCGTGTCGGCGCGGAATCCGGTCGTGGTCGGCGGCGGGGCGACGGCCGCCTCGGCGGTCGCCTCGCTCGCGCTGCTGGGCGCGTCGAAGGCCCGCGTGGTCGTACGCCGCCCGGCCGCCGCGGGCCCGCTGCGCGAGGTGGGGGAGCGGGTCGGGGTGGCGCTCGCCGTCGAGCCGTGGGACGAGCCGGCCCGGGTGGCCGGCCTGCTCGCCGGCGCGGACGTCGTCGTGGCGACGACCCCCGCGGGAGCGACCGACGACGTCGCCGCGGCGCTGCCGGCACAGGTGGCCGGCGTGCTCCTCGACGTGGTGTACGCCCCCTGGCCCACCGCGCTCGCGGCGGCCTGGCGGCGCTGCGGCGGCGCGGTCGCCGGAGGGCTCGACCTGCTCGTGCACCAGGCGACGCTGCAGGCCGTCGCGATGACCGGCGCGCGGGTCGCCGCCGCCGACCTCGTGGCGCCCATGCGCGCCGCCGGTGCGGCGGCGCTGGCCGCCCGCGGCTAG
- the argG gene encoding argininosuccinate synthase yields the protein MSKVLASLPVGSRVGIAFSGGLDTSVAVAWMREKGAVPCTYTADLGQYDEPEIETVPGRAAAYGAEVARLVDCRSALVEEGLAALACGAFHIKSGGRAYFNTTPLGRAVTGTLLVRAMLEDDVQIWGDGSTFKGNDIERFYRYGLLANPSLRIYKPWLDADFVGELGGRTEMSQWLAARGLPYRDSVEKAYSTDANIWGATHEAKSLEHLDTGIEIVEPIMGVRFWDPAVEIAPEDVTVTFEQGRPVAVNGRRFDDPVALVLEANAIGGRHGLGMSDQIENRIIEAKSRGIYEAPGMALLHAAYERLVNAIHNEDTIAIYHAEGRRLGRLLYEGRWLDPQSLMLRESLQRWVAAAVTGSVTLRLRRGEDYSLLDTTGPALSYHPDKLSMERTEEAAFGPVDRIGQLTMRNLDIADSRSKLEQYARLGLVGGGPTLAGGASTDLIGALREGGATAIAAGTRDTGGTELLDAAAIESGTD from the coding sequence ATGTCCAAGGTGCTCGCCTCGCTCCCCGTCGGCTCCCGTGTCGGGATCGCCTTCTCCGGTGGCCTCGACACGTCCGTCGCCGTGGCCTGGATGCGCGAGAAGGGCGCGGTGCCGTGCACCTACACGGCCGACCTCGGGCAGTACGACGAGCCGGAGATCGAGACGGTCCCCGGCCGGGCGGCCGCGTACGGCGCGGAGGTCGCCCGGCTGGTCGACTGCCGCTCCGCGCTGGTGGAGGAGGGGCTCGCCGCGCTGGCCTGTGGTGCCTTCCACATCAAGTCCGGTGGCCGCGCCTACTTCAACACCACGCCCCTCGGCCGCGCCGTCACCGGCACGCTGCTGGTGCGCGCGATGCTCGAGGACGACGTGCAGATCTGGGGCGACGGCTCCACCTTCAAGGGCAACGACATCGAGCGGTTCTACCGGTACGGGCTGCTCGCGAACCCCTCGCTGCGCATCTACAAGCCCTGGCTCGACGCCGACTTCGTCGGTGAGCTCGGCGGCCGGACCGAGATGTCGCAGTGGCTGGCTGCGCGCGGCCTGCCCTACCGCGACAGCGTCGAGAAGGCGTACTCGACCGACGCGAACATCTGGGGCGCCACGCACGAGGCCAAGTCCCTCGAGCACCTCGACACCGGCATCGAGATCGTCGAGCCGATCATGGGCGTGCGGTTCTGGGACCCCGCGGTCGAGATCGCCCCGGAGGACGTGACGGTCACGTTCGAGCAGGGCCGTCCGGTCGCCGTCAACGGCCGTCGCTTCGACGACCCGGTCGCCCTGGTGCTCGAGGCGAACGCGATCGGCGGCCGGCACGGGCTCGGCATGTCCGACCAGATCGAGAACCGGATCATCGAGGCCAAGAGCCGGGGGATCTACGAGGCGCCCGGCATGGCGCTGCTGCACGCGGCGTACGAGCGCCTGGTGAACGCCATCCACAACGAGGACACCATCGCGATCTACCACGCGGAGGGCCGCCGGCTCGGGCGCCTGCTCTACGAGGGCCGCTGGCTCGACCCGCAGTCGCTGATGCTGCGCGAGTCCCTGCAGCGCTGGGTGGCCGCCGCGGTGACGGGCTCGGTCACGCTGCGGCTGCGCCGCGGCGAGGACTACTCCCTGCTGGACACCACCGGCCCGGCGCTGAGCTACCACCCGGACAAGCTGTCGATGGAGCGGACGGAGGAGGCTGCGTTCGGGCCGGTCGACCGCATCGGCCAGCTGACGATGCGCAACCTCGATATCGCCGACTCCCGGTCCAAGCTCGAGCAGTACGCCCGGCTCGGGCTGGTGGGCGGCGGCCCGACGCTGGCCGGCGGGGCATCCACCGACCTCATCGGCGCCCTGCGCGAGGGCGGCGCCACCGCCATCGCGGCGGGCACGCGCGACACCGGCGGCACCGAGCTGCTGGACGCCGCGGCGATCGAGTCCGGCACCGACTGA
- a CDS encoding alpha/beta hydrolase, which yields MSALEPGDAHQRPVDNSRHGRLAFRARPPVAQPARSGLLRLGDGGSGELALGWVPAAAAERPVRLVLLLHGAGGSARHGLDLLLPVAEERGLLLLAPKSRHATWDVIIGGYGPDVQRVDRLLDQVTDGYAVTGLTVAGFSDGASYALSLGIGNGDVFDSVVAFSPGFAAPLVRHGRPRVFVSHGTRDEVLPVDVCSRRLVPRLQGDGYAVTYHEFDGGHVVPGPVVDQAADWMDEPA from the coding sequence GTGAGCGCTCTGGAGCCGGGCGACGCCCACCAGCGCCCGGTGGACAACTCGCGGCACGGGCGGCTGGCGTTCCGGGCGCGCCCACCGGTCGCTCAACCGGCGCGGAGTGGGCTCCTCCGTCTGGGCGACGGGGGCTCGGGGGAGCTCGCGCTGGGGTGGGTGCCGGCTGCCGCCGCCGAGCGGCCGGTCCGGCTCGTGCTCCTCCTGCACGGCGCGGGAGGCTCGGCCCGGCACGGGCTCGACCTGCTGCTGCCGGTCGCGGAGGAGCGCGGGCTCCTGCTGCTCGCTCCGAAGTCCCGCCACGCGACCTGGGACGTCATCATCGGCGGCTACGGCCCCGACGTGCAACGCGTCGACCGCCTGCTCGACCAGGTCACGGACGGGTACGCGGTCACCGGCCTCACGGTCGCCGGGTTCTCCGACGGCGCGTCCTACGCCCTGTCGCTCGGGATCGGCAACGGCGACGTCTTCGACTCCGTCGTCGCCTTCTCCCCGGGCTTCGCCGCTCCTCTGGTGCGGCACGGACGGCCTCGCGTCTTCGTCTCCCACGGCACGCGCGACGAGGTGCTGCCCGTCGACGTGTGCAGCCGCCGACTGGTGCCCCGGCTGCAGGGCGACGGGTACGCGGTGACGTACCACGAGTTCGACGGCGGCCACGTGGTGCCAGGCCCGGTCGTCGATCAGGCCGCCGACTGGATGGACGAGCCGGCATAG